The Acropora palmata chromosome 10, jaAcrPala1.3, whole genome shotgun sequence genome contains a region encoding:
- the LOC141895076 gene encoding uncharacterized protein LOC141895076, giving the protein MYFAPIRFKRKYIFTTLGARGACGPISTAGYQGTSLEVQVILNKGIQIWTVPVTGSYVIEAAGASGGNGSDPFVSPFHWNLGGLGAKITGTFQLNQGTQLKILVGHEGGTCTHKALSLSPGGGGGGSFVTLLDNTPLIVAGGGGGGGVIDNFTNGDPGQATRNGTKCGGTHGGRGRVCNASTGEEDVSLLAGGGAGISDDGLPGLPIGNPPLSFTNGGSGGESLISNGGFGGGSFAVKIGGGGGGYSGGGVLGNDRNGTGGGGGSYNVGKNQQNLIGANKGNGKVVISLVNP; this is encoded by the exons ATGTACTTTGCACCGATCAGATTTA AGCGCAAGTACATTTTCACGACACTTGGCGCTAGGGGAGCGTGTGGGCCGATAAGCACAGCTGGCTACCAAGGAACTTCATTGGAAGTTCAAGTCATTTTAAACAAAGGGATTCAAATATGGACTGTTCCCGTCACAGGAAGTTACGTCATTGAAGCTGCAGGTGCTTCCGGTGGAAACGGCTCAGATCCTTTCGTTTCTCCCTTTCATTGGAATCTAGGAGGCTTGGGAGCAAAGATAACAGGAACTTTCCAACTTAATCAAGGAACTCAACTGAAAATCTTGGTGGGTCACGAGGGTGGTACATGCACACATAAAGCATTATCTTTAAGCccggggggtgggggtggagGAAGTTTTGTCACTCTCTTAGATAATACTCCGCTTATCGTTGCCGGTGGGGGTGGTGGAGGGGGAGTTATTGATAATTTCACAAACGGTGACCCAGGGCAGGCAACAAGGAACGGGACTAAGTGTGGTGGAACACACGGGGGTAGGGGTAGAGTGTGCAATGCCAGCACGGGAGAAGAAGACGTCAGCTTACTGGCTGGAGGGGGTGCTGGGATAAGTGACGACGGTCTTCCAGGGTTGCCAATTGGAAACCCACCTCTTAGCTTTACAAATGGAGGGTCCGGAGGGGAAAGTCTAATTTCTAACGGGGGCTTTGGtgggggatcatttgcggttaaAATAGGGGGAGGTGGGGGAGGATACTCAGGTGGGGGAGTGTTAGGTAATGATAGAAACGGAAccggagggggaggggggtcaTACAATGTGGGTAAGAATCAGCAGAACTTGATTGGAGCTAATAAAGGCAATGGCAAAGTGGTGATATCTTTAGTAAATCCCTAA